One part of the Aurantibacillus circumpalustris genome encodes these proteins:
- a CDS encoding DUF4197 domain-containing protein, whose amino-acid sequence MKKIFLITFSLAFLGGIAQIKIKSLVNTSTKVLTGESKLSNEEVVKGLKEALSVGTDKSASLASKLDGFNKNPRLFIPWPEEAKEMKARLLKMGFEKKIEEFETSLNRAAEEAALKAASVFVDAITGMSVQDGFAILNGADTSATHYLRKTTYTPLENNFLPIVKAAIEKVNVTSYWNPLVTAYNKLPLVKKQNPDLDKYVTNKAINGLMVLIADEEIKIRKDPAARVSDILKKVFGGKG is encoded by the coding sequence ATGAAAAAAATTTTTTTAATAACTTTTAGTTTGGCCTTCTTAGGCGGAATTGCACAAATAAAAATAAAAAGCCTTGTTAATACTAGTACTAAAGTGTTAACTGGCGAAAGCAAGTTGAGTAACGAAGAAGTAGTTAAAGGCCTAAAAGAAGCTTTGTCAGTGGGTACCGACAAGTCCGCATCCCTCGCCAGTAAACTAGATGGATTTAACAAAAACCCTAGATTGTTTATACCTTGGCCAGAAGAGGCTAAAGAAATGAAAGCACGCTTACTAAAAATGGGTTTTGAAAAAAAGATAGAAGAGTTTGAAACGAGTTTAAACCGCGCCGCAGAAGAAGCCGCCTTAAAAGCCGCTTCCGTTTTTGTTGATGCCATTACTGGAATGAGCGTACAAGATGGTTTTGCAATTTTAAACGGTGCGGACACTTCAGCTACACACTATTTGCGCAAAACAACTTATACTCCTTTAGAAAATAATTTTTTACCGATTGTAAAAGCGGCTATCGAAAAAGTAAATGTTACAAGTTACTGGAACCCTTTGGTAACAGCATATAACAAACTCCCTTTAGTAAAAAAACAAAATCCAGATCTAGATAAATACGTAACTAATAAAGCAATAAATGGCTTAATGGTTTTAATCGCAGATGAAGAAATTAAAATCCGCAAAGATCCAGCTGCACGCGTGTCCGATATTCTTAAAAAAGTATTCGGCGGGAAAGGTTAA
- a CDS encoding nucleotide pyrophosphohydrolase has product MKISEAQQLIDDWIKKFGVRYFNELTNTAMLMEEVGEVARIMARRYGEQSEKESDKQKSLEDELADVMFVLICIANQTGVNLEDALKKNLDKKTSRDSDRHLKNDKLK; this is encoded by the coding sequence ATGAAAATTTCTGAAGCACAACAGCTGATCGACGATTGGATTAAAAAATTTGGCGTTCGTTACTTTAACGAACTTACCAATACTGCTATGCTAATGGAGGAAGTCGGTGAAGTTGCCAGAATCATGGCGCGTCGTTATGGCGAGCAAAGTGAAAAGGAAAGTGATAAACAAAAAAGTTTAGAAGATGAGTTAGCAGATGTTATGTTTGTGCTAATCTGTATCGCCAATCAAACAGGAGTAAACCTCGAGGATGCACTCAAAAAAAACTTAGATAAAAAAACGTCTAGAGATAGCGACCGTCATTTAAAAAATGACAAACTAAAATAA
- a CDS encoding RNA polymerase sigma factor, which produces MDIQQKLIESCIKGERKAQYDLYKAVYSYLMSICVRYTRNPDRAKEVLNIGFLKILNNLGKYNPEIPFKPWIRKVMINTLINEYKKEKIHTGNVEYIDGYHESDSYSEINEAISKINVDQIYAFISKLPPASQHVFNLYYIEGYKHKEISTMLNISEGTSKWHLNSAREKLKEMLAKFDLPIKITVHE; this is translated from the coding sequence ATGGATATTCAGCAAAAACTGATAGAATCTTGTATTAAAGGTGAGCGCAAAGCTCAGTACGACCTTTATAAAGCCGTCTATAGTTATTTAATGAGCATCTGTGTGAGGTATACAAGAAATCCTGATCGAGCCAAAGAGGTATTAAATATAGGATTTCTTAAGATTTTAAATAATTTAGGTAAGTATAATCCAGAAATACCCTTTAAACCCTGGATTAGAAAGGTGATGATTAATACGCTGATAAATGAATATAAAAAGGAAAAAATCCATACTGGAAATGTAGAATACATTGATGGATATCATGAGTCTGATTCATACTCAGAAATAAACGAAGCGATCTCAAAAATAAACGTTGATCAGATTTACGCTTTTATTTCAAAACTACCACCTGCCAGCCAACACGTGTTTAACTTATATTATATCGAGGGGTATAAACATAAAGAAATTTCGACGATGCTTAATATTAGTGAAGGCACATCGAAGTGGCACTTAAATTCGGCAAGGGAAAAATTAAAAGAAATGTTAGCCAAATTTGATTTACCAATAAAAATAACGGTACATGAATAG
- a CDS encoding NADH-quinone oxidoreductase subunit N: MKGLLIISGLGILAMLAEIFKFKKLLLPIVLLGIVSAFVLNYFEWKTGMSFQYFDNMISFDKPAIAFSGIILATAFFWFILANDYFEEESNLVDHFALVLFALVGALMLTSFKNMTTLFLGIEIMSIPLYVLAASKKNDMRSNEAGFKYLIMGSFASAFLLFGIALIYGASGSFDIMVIRQYISAHVNDMPMFFYVGVVMMLVAMCFKVSAAPFHFWAPDVYEGSPTLITALMSTVVKTAAFAAFLRLFLIGFAEVSEVWTGILAAVVALSLIIANFSAAMQTSVKRMLAYSSISHAGFMLMVIMANVRSNMSLDAIIYYSLAYSIGSITSFGILYNVTRKGNETIDAFNGLSKRNPFLAICMTISMLSLAGIPITAGFFAKYYVFTTVIGTHYQWLLILAVITSAVGAYYYLKVIIAMYFKEQEEQDSVVMEGSNKFVIILTTAVTLIIGLAPGMIAEMFKF, from the coding sequence ATGAAAGGTCTTTTAATAATTAGTGGATTAGGAATATTGGCCATGCTGGCTGAAATTTTTAAATTTAAGAAACTCCTATTACCCATTGTTTTACTTGGTATAGTGAGTGCTTTTGTGTTGAATTATTTCGAATGGAAAACCGGAATGAGTTTTCAATACTTTGACAACATGATTTCTTTCGACAAACCCGCCATTGCATTTTCAGGGATCATTTTAGCTACAGCTTTTTTCTGGTTTATTCTCGCCAATGATTATTTTGAAGAGGAATCTAATCTTGTTGATCACTTTGCTCTTGTCTTGTTTGCTCTTGTTGGTGCTTTAATGTTAACGTCTTTTAAAAACATGACTACTTTATTTTTAGGAATTGAAATTATGAGTATTCCTCTGTATGTGTTGGCGGCAAGTAAAAAGAATGACATGCGCAGTAACGAAGCAGGATTTAAATATTTAATTATGGGATCTTTTGCCAGTGCGTTTTTATTATTTGGTATTGCTTTGATATACGGAGCTTCTGGAAGCTTTGACATTATGGTGATTCGGCAATATATATCAGCACATGTTAACGACATGCCCATGTTTTTTTATGTTGGGGTAGTCATGATGTTAGTGGCTATGTGTTTTAAAGTGTCTGCAGCGCCTTTCCATTTCTGGGCGCCAGATGTTTATGAAGGTTCACCAACTCTAATTACAGCCTTAATGAGTACAGTTGTAAAAACTGCTGCTTTCGCTGCCTTCTTACGTTTATTCTTAATTGGTTTTGCTGAGGTAAGTGAAGTATGGACAGGAATACTTGCGGCTGTGGTTGCATTATCTTTGATCATTGCAAATTTCTCTGCTGCTATGCAAACGAGTGTAAAACGTATGTTGGCTTATTCAAGCATAAGTCACGCTGGTTTCATGCTTATGGTAATAATGGCTAACGTAAGAAGCAATATGTCTTTAGACGCAATTATTTATTATTCGTTAGCGTATTCAATTGGTAGCATTACTTCTTTTGGTATTTTATATAATGTAACACGCAAAGGCAACGAAACGATTGATGCGTTTAATGGTTTGAGCAAGCGGAATCCTTTTCTGGCCATTTGCATGACGATCTCTATGTTATCATTAGCTGGTATTCCAATAACTGCAGGATTTTTCGCAAAATACTATGTGTTTACAACAGTTATAGGAACGCATTATCAATGGCTACTAATTTTAGCGGTGATCACGTCCGCAGTTGGCGCATACTATTATTTAAAAGTAATTATTGCTATGTACTTCAAAGAACAAGAAGAACAGGATTCAGTAGTGATGGAAGGTTCTAATAAGTTTGTAATTATTTTGACAACAGCTGTAACGCTTATTATCGGCTTAGCGCCGGGTATGATTGCAGAAATGTTTAAGTTCTAG
- a CDS encoding PKD domain-containing protein has translation MSLFVRSHKIIFSFVFVAFSVFSSKLWAQTFAFNVTPSSQCFSGPSSPGTAFVTVTPTTAVTNYTWAIAGSSCTPTFSNSVSNGSVITVSYPCCGSYTFYCSAMNGSTLVAGNSLIIPVFCSPILTISSSPTLCAGSTTTLSASGAQSYTWSNSNTGNQIIVSPSVSTTYSVIGANASGCSDSASVTPNVIPLVFAGYTYSSMANGLVMFSNTSVNTTSNTTYFWNFGNSVTSTSVSPSITYTSNGSYTVTLTANSSCSANTFTQTINISNITGPPCVASFSFQAGTAGNYSFTSTSTGTSSLTLYIWKFGNGAPTYSASGLAGITPPPQNYSSGNYFIKLYISSSNPFCSDSAVVYINACSLNANYSYIQTIGNTISFTNTSTGTLTGTNYLWNLGDGNTSTGLNSAHSYSSSGSYIVSLNASNSSTCNSSVTKTVVVSGCNLVSNFTHTVLTNGVVQFSGSSSTTNSNSNYYWNFGDGIYSLASSPTHTYVNAGAYLVTLKLQDATFLACFDSLTQAINVTGISCIANPNFIVVPTFSASQNYIAIPEYPYNVTAAIWYWGDGTTSNSLYASHLYSVAANYSICLSVTVSCGATSYTCFANNLNKSNDNPFEIIQINVMQPEMSTGILNTVIENLSYKVFPNPSNGEFSITLPKNLKGLSLLVYNLVGELVQMEEIRDDENKDVKTVNLKNVKSGIYFVKLSNGLNTFTRKIVISN, from the coding sequence ATGAGTCTTTTTGTTCGTAGCCATAAAATTATTTTTTCATTTGTCTTTGTAGCATTTAGTGTTTTTTCTAGTAAGCTTTGGGCTCAAACATTCGCATTTAATGTTACGCCCAGTTCTCAATGTTTTTCTGGACCATCTAGCCCGGGAACTGCTTTTGTAACAGTAACTCCCACAACTGCCGTTACCAATTATACTTGGGCTATAGCAGGATCTTCATGCACACCAACTTTTTCTAATAGTGTTTCTAATGGTTCAGTTATTACAGTATCTTATCCTTGTTGTGGAAGTTATACTTTTTATTGTTCCGCCATGAATGGGTCTACTCTAGTTGCCGGTAATTCTTTAATAATACCTGTTTTTTGTTCGCCTATTTTAACCATTTCGAGTAGCCCAACTTTATGTGCAGGCTCTACAACAACGTTAAGCGCTTCGGGGGCTCAATCGTATACCTGGAGTAATAGCAATACGGGTAATCAAATAATTGTTTCTCCTTCTGTAAGCACCACTTATTCCGTAATTGGAGCTAACGCTTCAGGGTGTAGTGATAGTGCTAGTGTGACGCCAAATGTAATCCCATTAGTTTTTGCAGGTTATACATACAGTAGCATGGCAAATGGATTGGTTATGTTTAGTAACACGTCGGTTAACACGACAAGTAATACAACTTATTTTTGGAATTTTGGAAATAGCGTTACAAGCACCAGTGTGTCTCCTTCAATAACCTATACCAGTAATGGTAGTTATACGGTAACATTAACAGCAAATTCTAGTTGCAGTGCAAACACATTTACCCAAACTATAAATATTAGTAATATTACAGGTCCGCCTTGCGTTGCTAGTTTTTCTTTTCAAGCTGGCACAGCAGGCAATTATAGTTTTACAAGTACTTCTACCGGCACATCGAGTTTAACACTTTACATTTGGAAGTTTGGTAATGGCGCGCCAACATATAGTGCTTCAGGCCTGGCAGGTATAACTCCACCACCACAAAACTACTCGAGTGGTAATTATTTTATTAAGCTTTATATTTCATCTTCTAATCCATTTTGTTCGGATAGTGCTGTTGTATACATAAACGCTTGCTCGCTTAATGCTAATTATTCTTATATACAAACTATCGGCAATACGATTAGTTTTACAAATACTTCTACTGGAACATTGACAGGAACAAACTATTTATGGAACCTTGGTGACGGTAATACAAGTACTGGACTTAATAGTGCCCATTCATACTCCAGCAGTGGTTCTTATATTGTATCATTAAATGCGAGCAATAGCTCTACATGTAATTCCTCTGTTACAAAAACAGTTGTGGTAAGTGGCTGTAATCTTGTTTCAAATTTTACGCATACCGTACTTACAAACGGCGTTGTGCAGTTTAGTGGAAGTTCTTCGACAACAAATAGCAATTCGAATTATTACTGGAACTTTGGTGATGGAATTTATTCTTTGGCGAGTTCACCAACTCATACCTACGTTAACGCAGGTGCTTATTTGGTTACTTTGAAATTGCAAGATGCTACATTTTTGGCTTGTTTTGATAGTCTCACGCAAGCAATAAATGTTACCGGAATTTCATGTATTGCAAATCCTAATTTTATTGTGGTTCCTACATTTTCAGCTTCTCAAAATTATATCGCAATACCAGAATACCCATACAACGTTACAGCAGCTATTTGGTATTGGGGCGATGGAACAACTTCAAACTCACTCTACGCTTCACACTTATATTCTGTGGCGGCAAACTATTCCATTTGCTTATCTGTAACAGTTTCTTGTGGAGCCACATCTTACACTTGTTTTGCAAATAATTTAAATAAGTCAAATGATAATCCATTTGAAATTATACAGATTAATGTGATGCAACCTGAGATGAGCACAGGTATTTTAAATACTGTTATTGAAAATTTATCATATAAGGTATTCCCTAATCCATCAAACGGAGAGTTTAGTATTACTCTGCCCAAAAATTTAAAAGGATTGTCTCTTCTGGTTTACAACCTCGTTGGCGAATTGGTACAGATGGAAGAAATAAGAGACGACGAAAATAAAGACGTTAAAACAGTGAATTTAAAAAATGTGAAAAGTGGAATATACTTTGTAAAACTAAGTAATGGCCTAAATACATTTACCCGAAAAATTGTGATCAGCAACTAA
- the holB gene encoding DNA polymerase III subunit delta' yields MLYEQIVGQEEPKHRLLKMVKEERVPHALLFSGKEGCGNLPTAIAFSQHLYCTDKKETGACGICVSCNKVSKLIHPDLHLVFPIAKSKEVKSSNDLIKEFREAVLQNPYLTLNGWFNEISAENKQPLIPVEEANDILKKLSYTSYEGSYKIMLIWQPEKMNAESANKLLKILEEPPEKTIFILVSNNPEQLLATISSRVQQIPFYSNSEEEITNALIANYKVNADVAKQTAILANGNYSEALSLLTQNEESVSFLSNFQTFMRLALKFDCGKALNWIDENATSGREKQKQFLQYSLEVFRDSLMFNYGDKNLVRLSGSEKDFLIKFAPFVNKKNYEKLVEEFNSNYYYIERNANPKILFMDLILKTNELINLK; encoded by the coding sequence ATGCTTTACGAACAAATAGTAGGACAAGAGGAACCGAAACACCGTTTACTAAAAATGGTGAAAGAAGAGCGGGTTCCACATGCCTTATTGTTTTCGGGAAAAGAGGGTTGTGGCAATTTACCAACTGCAATAGCTTTTTCACAACACTTATACTGCACTGATAAAAAAGAAACTGGGGCATGTGGTATTTGTGTTTCCTGTAATAAAGTTTCCAAACTCATCCATCCCGATCTTCATTTAGTTTTTCCAATTGCAAAAAGTAAAGAGGTTAAAAGCAGTAATGATCTTATTAAAGAATTCAGAGAAGCTGTTTTACAAAATCCTTATTTAACACTTAATGGTTGGTTTAACGAGATTAGTGCGGAAAACAAACAACCTTTAATTCCTGTTGAAGAAGCAAATGATATTTTAAAAAAATTAAGCTATACAAGCTACGAAGGCTCCTATAAAATAATGTTGATTTGGCAACCTGAAAAAATGAATGCCGAATCAGCAAATAAATTATTAAAAATTTTAGAAGAACCTCCTGAAAAAACAATTTTCATTCTTGTATCCAATAATCCTGAGCAATTATTAGCAACTATTTCTTCACGAGTGCAACAAATTCCTTTTTATTCTAATAGCGAAGAAGAAATTACAAATGCATTGATCGCAAATTATAAAGTAAACGCAGACGTCGCAAAACAAACCGCAATTCTAGCCAATGGCAATTATTCAGAGGCTTTGAGCTTGTTAACACAGAATGAAGAAAGTGTTTCTTTCCTTAGTAATTTTCAAACGTTCATGCGATTAGCTTTAAAATTTGACTGTGGAAAAGCGTTGAACTGGATTGATGAAAATGCAACGAGTGGCCGTGAAAAACAAAAACAGTTTTTGCAATACAGTCTCGAAGTTTTTCGTGATAGTCTCATGTTTAATTATGGTGATAAAAATCTTGTTCGCTTGAGTGGCTCTGAAAAAGATTTTCTTATAAAATTTGCTCCTTTTGTAAATAAAAAAAACTACGAAAAGTTGGTAGAAGAATTTAACAGCAACTACTATTATATTGAGCGGAATGCTAATCCTAAAATTCTGTTTATGGATTTAATTCTAAAAACTAATGAATTGATTAACTTAAAATAA
- a CDS encoding competence/damage-inducible protein A — translation MKAEILTIGDEILIGQIVNTNSVWMAQQLNLAGIQVVHMASVSDEENAIIKALTDAESRADFVFITGGLGPTKDDITKKVFASYFGVQLVLNDGALKNLDNYFAKRGRELNEINRKQALVPEGCIVIKNSNGTAPGMWMKKGNTVFVSMPGVPYEMQGMMTEGVLPKIKSENVLPKIYHKSILTQGIGESAIAEIVEAWEDALIEKNIKLAYLPQPGLVKLRLSSYGKDMNELKKNIEEEIVALNLLIGKYIFGYENYGEETPTLQGIVSELLRERKQTLALAESCTGGYISSLFTSISGASEIFKGAMVPYTNLSKSELLQVENGLFTTVGSVSKEVVEQLAQNVIKKFDSDYSISISGIAGPTGGTPEKPVGTVWVAVANKNRVVTHKFQFGDNRQRNIIMTASAAINMLKKLILNEI, via the coding sequence ATGAAGGCGGAGATACTGACAATTGGAGATGAAATACTTATAGGGCAGATTGTAAATACAAATAGTGTATGGATGGCACAGCAATTAAATTTGGCTGGAATACAAGTGGTGCATATGGCCAGCGTAAGTGATGAAGAAAACGCCATAATAAAAGCACTTACAGATGCAGAAAGTCGCGCTGATTTTGTATTTATTACTGGGGGACTGGGGCCAACGAAAGATGATATTACGAAAAAAGTTTTTGCTAGTTATTTTGGAGTCCAACTCGTATTAAATGATGGCGCTTTAAAAAATTTAGATAATTATTTTGCGAAAAGGGGACGTGAGTTAAATGAGATAAATCGCAAACAAGCCCTTGTTCCTGAAGGTTGCATTGTGATAAAAAACAGCAATGGCACTGCGCCGGGCATGTGGATGAAAAAAGGGAACACAGTGTTTGTTAGTATGCCTGGCGTGCCCTATGAAATGCAAGGAATGATGACAGAAGGTGTTTTGCCGAAAATTAAAAGCGAGAATGTACTACCAAAAATTTATCACAAATCTATTTTAACCCAAGGAATTGGTGAAAGCGCGATTGCCGAAATTGTTGAGGCCTGGGAAGACGCGTTAATTGAAAAAAACATAAAACTAGCTTACTTGCCTCAGCCGGGCTTAGTAAAACTTCGACTATCTTCCTATGGGAAGGATATGAATGAGCTGAAAAAGAACATCGAAGAAGAGATAGTTGCGTTAAATCTCCTTATTGGAAAATATATTTTTGGTTACGAAAATTATGGCGAGGAAACACCGACGCTTCAAGGTATTGTTAGTGAACTTTTACGCGAGCGTAAACAAACATTAGCACTGGCAGAAAGTTGTACAGGTGGTTATATTTCTTCTTTATTTACCTCGATATCAGGAGCTTCAGAAATATTTAAAGGAGCTATGGTTCCCTACACCAATCTTTCCAAAAGCGAATTATTACAGGTTGAAAATGGTCTTTTTACTACAGTTGGCTCTGTTAGTAAGGAAGTTGTTGAACAATTAGCTCAAAACGTGATTAAAAAGTTTGACAGTGATTATTCCATTTCCATATCAGGAATCGCAGGACCTACCGGTGGCACACCTGAAAAGCCAGTTGGTACGGTTTGGGTTGCCGTGGCTAATAAAAACAGAGTTGTTACTCACAAATTTCAATTTGGGGATAATAGGCAACGGAACATTATTATGACCGCTTCTGCAGCTATAAATATGCTTAAAAAGTTAATTTTAAACGAAATTTAA
- a CDS encoding UbiD family decarboxylase: MTYTNLQSCLIDLEKNGHLIRIKEEVDPDLEMAAIHLRVFSKGGPAILFEKVKGSNYKAVSNLFGTLERSKFMFRDTLSVMQELVQLRNSPMDALKKPLRYISTGLAAYKALPKKSSFSSGNFKEIKITNLPLIKHWPMDGGAFVTLPQVYTEDIDKPGVMASNLGMYRVQLNGNDYETNKEIGLHYQIHRGIGVHQNKTNKKNIPLKVSVFVGGPPAHTLAAVMPLPEGISELTFAGALGGKRFRYTYKDGFCISLDADFVITGEVHPNENKPEGPFGDHLGYYSLKHPFPVMRVHKVYAKENAIWPFTVVGRPPQEDTAFGALIHEISGSAIPNEIPGVKEIHAVDAAGVHPLLLAVGSERYTPYLKNKRPAELLTQANRILGTGQLSLAKYLFISADETKEINCHDIRGFLKHVFERIDLNRDLHFHTKTTIDTLDYSGDEINEGSKLVLAAYGDKIRDLSMALPNVLAECDFISHPFFLMEGVIAVTLNSYTNSKNAKEEIKILSLWIEERIDHFKGIVQIVIYNDFEFTSSTKNLNDYLWVTYTRSNPSNDIYGVFEFIENKHWGCRGPMIIDARKKPHHAPELKVAKETEEKIARFFEKGGVLEKWA, translated from the coding sequence ATGACATATACTAATTTACAGTCTTGTCTTATTGATCTCGAAAAAAACGGACACCTTATTCGTATAAAAGAAGAAGTAGACCCTGATTTGGAAATGGCGGCCATTCATCTAAGAGTATTTTCGAAAGGTGGTCCAGCGATTTTATTTGAAAAAGTAAAAGGCAGTAATTACAAAGCTGTGAGCAATTTATTTGGAACACTTGAGCGCAGTAAATTTATGTTTCGGGATACGCTTTCTGTTATGCAAGAATTGGTACAATTGAGAAACAGTCCTATGGATGCATTAAAAAAACCTTTGCGTTATATTTCTACCGGATTAGCAGCCTATAAAGCATTACCAAAAAAATCTTCTTTTTCTTCTGGTAATTTTAAAGAAATTAAAATAACAAATCTCCCACTCATTAAACATTGGCCGATGGACGGAGGAGCTTTTGTAACCCTTCCACAAGTTTATACAGAGGATATAGATAAACCAGGAGTGATGGCCTCCAATTTAGGAATGTACCGTGTTCAGTTAAACGGAAACGATTACGAAACAAATAAAGAGATAGGATTACATTATCAAATTCATCGCGGTATAGGTGTACATCAAAATAAAACAAATAAAAAAAATATCCCGCTAAAAGTAAGTGTGTTTGTTGGGGGACCACCAGCACACACGCTCGCTGCTGTAATGCCACTTCCAGAAGGGATTAGTGAGTTAACGTTTGCCGGTGCTCTGGGAGGAAAACGTTTTCGGTATACCTATAAAGATGGATTTTGTATTTCTTTAGACGCTGATTTTGTGATTACGGGTGAAGTGCATCCAAATGAAAATAAACCCGAAGGTCCTTTTGGTGATCATTTGGGTTATTATAGTTTAAAACATCCATTTCCTGTGATGCGCGTGCATAAAGTGTACGCTAAAGAAAATGCAATTTGGCCATTTACCGTTGTTGGCAGGCCACCACAAGAGGATACAGCTTTTGGAGCACTAATACATGAAATTAGCGGGAGTGCCATTCCAAACGAAATACCGGGTGTAAAGGAAATTCACGCAGTGGATGCAGCTGGTGTTCACCCTTTATTGCTGGCTGTTGGAAGCGAAAGGTATACCCCTTATTTAAAAAACAAACGTCCTGCTGAACTTCTTACCCAAGCTAATCGTATTTTAGGTACTGGTCAGTTAAGTCTTGCAAAATATTTATTTATCAGTGCAGATGAAACCAAAGAAATAAACTGCCATGATATTCGGGGGTTTTTAAAACATGTTTTTGAACGGATAGATTTAAATAGAGATTTACATTTTCATACCAAAACTACTATTGATACTTTAGATTACAGCGGTGATGAAATAAACGAAGGAAGTAAATTAGTTTTGGCTGCTTACGGTGATAAAATAAGAGACTTGTCAATGGCCTTGCCGAACGTGCTTGCTGAATGTGATTTCATATCGCACCCATTTTTCTTAATGGAAGGTGTTATTGCAGTTACACTCAACTCCTATACAAATTCTAAAAACGCGAAAGAGGAAATTAAAATATTAAGTCTTTGGATAGAAGAGCGTATAGACCACTTTAAAGGAATTGTTCAAATTGTGATCTACAATGATTTTGAATTTACATCTTCTACAAAAAACTTAAATGATTATCTTTGGGTGACTTATACACGCAGCAATCCAAGTAATGATATATATGGCGTGTTTGAGTTTATAGAAAATAAACATTGGGGTTGCAGAGGGCCTATGATTATTGATGCCAGGAAGAAACCTCACCATGCACCAGAGTTAAAAGTCGCGAAAGAGACGGAAGAAAAAATCGCACGCTTTTTTGAAAAGGGTGGCGTTTTAGAAAAATGGGCTTAA
- a CDS encoding PKD domain-containing protein, producing the protein MKVLKFLCVFFLFVGLLSCNKKEYPKPQVTENSPVFYSKLTINNQALELQAGIDGYYMYSSYEVDSNFVKTFVADLKQKDCSNCANSLKIEIKDYQVSLSNPSSNIDSALHKGQYPILAGSPAPTYSLQFFGSNDNTSTWDWDFGDGTNSVSQNPIHFYKTLGKHRVCLTTTSNNNYKSSNCNYENVNPNGLIATISASEYLGNSMKFSSNVIGGRSPYQYLWNFGNGQISTLNSENISYTYQGAYAVNLRVVDFYGDTAYAAYNAKTINDVSSSAANYTVTPVKKIAPEPPLSQVLISWTDDNGTVYTSNTPLQPSQSYFQIYSVSENERNENSQTTKKITAKFSCILYSGIKAIAINDAEVVISVAY; encoded by the coding sequence ATGAAGGTACTTAAATTTTTATGTGTGTTTTTTCTGTTTGTGGGCTTGTTGTCCTGCAATAAAAAAGAATATCCCAAACCACAGGTTACGGAGAACAGCCCAGTTTTTTACTCAAAACTCACAATTAACAATCAAGCTCTTGAGCTCCAAGCTGGTATTGATGGTTATTATATGTATTCATCCTATGAAGTTGATTCTAATTTCGTAAAGACATTTGTTGCAGATCTAAAACAAAAAGACTGTTCAAACTGTGCCAATAGTCTTAAAATTGAAATTAAAGATTATCAAGTGTCTCTTTCTAATCCTTCTTCAAATATTGATTCCGCTTTACATAAAGGACAATATCCGATACTCGCAGGAAGTCCAGCTCCAACTTATTCATTGCAATTTTTTGGTTCAAACGATAACACATCTACTTGGGACTGGGATTTTGGAGACGGTACTAATTCCGTTAGTCAAAACCCAATACATTTTTATAAAACTCTTGGTAAACATAGGGTTTGTTTAACCACAACAAGTAATAACAATTACAAGAGTAGTAATTGTAATTACGAAAACGTAAATCCAAATGGTTTAATCGCAACAATATCGGCTTCAGAATATTTAGGGAATTCTATGAAATTTAGTTCTAATGTTATTGGCGGGCGGAGCCCTTACCAATATTTATGGAATTTTGGTAATGGACAGATTTCAACATTAAATAGCGAAAATATTAGTTATACATATCAAGGGGCTTATGCTGTTAATTTGAGAGTTGTAGATTTTTATGGTGACACTGCATATGCGGCTTATAATGCAAAAACAATAAATGACGTGTCATCGAGCGCAGCTAATTACACTGTTACTCCTGTCAAGAAAATAGCTCCTGAACCACCTTTGTCGCAGGTATTAATTAGTTGGACGGACGACAATGGTACGGTCTATACTTCTAACACACCTTTACAGCCGTCTCAAAGTTATTTTCAAATATATTCGGTAAGTGAAAATGAAAGGAATGAAAATAGTCAAACGACAAAAAAAATAACCGCAAAGTTTAGTTGCATTTTATACAGTGGAATAAAAGCAATTGCAATAAACGATGCCGAAGTTGTTATTTCTGTGGCTTATTAA